A region of Photobacterium sanguinicancri DNA encodes the following proteins:
- a CDS encoding glycerate kinase, whose amino-acid sequence MKIVIAPDSYKESLSAMEVAIAVEAGFRQVLPNAEYHKLPMADGGEGTVQSLVDATQGSIIECRVTGPLGEQVNAFYGLMGDGKTAIIEMAAASGLHLVPNDQRNPLQTTTYGTGELIIAALDQGVEHIIVGIGGSATNDGGIGMAQALGVQLLDASGKEIGYGGGALARLATIKMDNVDPRLANIHLEVACDVDNPLCGPKGASHIFGPQKGATPSMVEQLDANLAHYAELIKTQLGNEVKDTAGAGAAGGLGAALIGLFSASLRPGIEIVMDAVDLKAQLAGADLVITGEGRIDSQTIHGKTPIGVARCAKAFGIPVVGIAGCLSNDCHVVHEHGIDAVFSVVPRSVSLEEALRDAAVNVELTSANVARVLKLGLLNK is encoded by the coding sequence ATGAAAATTGTTATCGCACCCGACTCATACAAAGAAAGCCTATCGGCAATGGAAGTAGCAATCGCTGTTGAAGCAGGCTTCCGTCAAGTGTTACCTAACGCTGAGTACCATAAACTGCCAATGGCTGACGGTGGTGAAGGCACAGTGCAATCACTGGTTGATGCAACCCAAGGTTCAATTATTGAGTGTCGAGTAACTGGGCCTTTAGGCGAACAGGTCAATGCGTTTTACGGCCTAATGGGCGATGGCAAAACAGCAATAATCGAAATGGCAGCAGCATCAGGTTTGCACCTTGTACCCAATGATCAACGCAACCCATTGCAAACAACCACTTACGGTACCGGTGAATTAATCATCGCGGCATTAGATCAAGGGGTTGAGCATATCATCGTGGGAATTGGTGGCAGCGCTACCAATGATGGCGGTATTGGTATGGCCCAAGCTCTGGGGGTTCAGCTACTGGATGCTTCTGGTAAAGAGATTGGCTATGGTGGCGGTGCTCTAGCACGCCTTGCGACCATCAAGATGGATAATGTTGATCCGCGTTTAGCCAACATTCATCTTGAAGTGGCTTGTGATGTGGATAACCCGCTGTGTGGTCCTAAAGGTGCATCGCATATCTTTGGCCCGCAAAAAGGGGCAACCCCATCAATGGTTGAGCAATTAGATGCCAACCTTGCTCACTATGCAGAGCTCATCAAAACACAGCTGGGTAATGAAGTAAAAGATACCGCGGGAGCAGGCGCTGCAGGTGGCCTTGGCGCAGCGTTAATTGGTTTATTCTCTGCAAGCCTTCGCCCTGGCATTGAAATTGTGATGGATGCGGTTGATCTAAAAGCACAACTCGCCGGTGCCGATTTAGTGATTACAGGTGAAGGGCGCATCGATAGCCAAACTATTCATGGCAAGACACCGATTGGTGTTGCACGTTGCGCGAAAGCCTTTGGTATTCCAGTAGTTGGGATTGCGGGCTGCCTATCTAACGATTGTCATGTGGTACATGAACACGGTATTGACGCCGTATTTAGCGTTGTACCTCGTTCTGTTTCACTAGAAGAGGCTTTACGCGATGCTGCTGTCAACGTGGAACTAACATCAGCGAATGTGGCACGCGTATTAAAACTAGGGCTACTGAACAAATAA
- a CDS encoding methyl-accepting chemotaxis protein, translated as MNIKQLTIKQKLAFSFIFAILISTSLVGFVSQRQAHHVIEQRLLKSELPATLMQFNRSIDKEISILLAAAEQLGNSRLLTEKIQPNPIANQDLSVNQDTVILDELKAVKQQYQLIDASIANRHTGTYWMDSFTESRQHRENGWFTKLVASGQEKSLSVYREDSGEVKLFLNYQRPHGRSLAGLSKSMNGMVSFINQFTLEQTGFIYLVDNQGTFRLHKNTQKLGKATLQSEYSASASQQLLNKTDFNFATVDRDGKEILIATSYIPSMDWFVVAEVPHQEIFSELDKATQQIMIWTLVIAALFALVALWLANSITRPISNLAATFKDLGEGEGDLRHRIDVEGKDEIAQLSQGFNGFISKIHLSVREVAETGNALRSAAEAVASQAQLTLDNSHSQRDRTIQVVTAINQMGATVNEIAGNAAQAADAAQNAESETQNGQTVVGQARNTINQLSNDVANVSDVIGSLANNTQAIGSILDTIRGISEQTNLLALNAAIEAARAGEQGRGFAVVADEVRNLASRTSDSTNEIQSMINRLQEEASNAVGAMQQSRQLTSDGVSSADEASAALVSIADRISLISDMNTQVATATEEQSTVVNDINCNIEEINDTTQRTAETAALLADSSQELRALSQRLDSMVGTFKL; from the coding sequence ATGAATATTAAGCAGTTAACCATCAAGCAAAAGTTAGCGTTTAGCTTTATTTTTGCCATTTTAATCTCTACCTCATTAGTGGGTTTTGTTAGCCAACGCCAAGCACATCATGTGATTGAACAGCGATTGCTTAAATCCGAGCTTCCTGCAACCTTGATGCAATTTAATCGCAGCATAGATAAAGAAATTTCGATCTTATTAGCGGCAGCAGAACAGCTTGGTAATAGCCGTCTACTCACTGAAAAAATCCAACCTAACCCTATCGCAAACCAAGATCTGAGCGTTAATCAGGACACAGTGATTCTCGATGAGCTCAAAGCCGTTAAGCAGCAATACCAATTGATTGATGCCTCTATCGCTAACCGCCATACCGGTACTTACTGGATGGATAGCTTCACTGAGTCTCGTCAACACCGTGAAAATGGTTGGTTTACTAAGCTGGTTGCGAGTGGTCAGGAAAAATCATTAAGTGTGTACCGTGAAGACAGTGGTGAAGTAAAACTGTTCCTCAACTACCAGCGCCCACACGGACGTAGCCTTGCGGGTTTATCAAAATCGATGAACGGCATGGTGAGCTTCATCAACCAATTTACCCTTGAGCAAACAGGATTTATCTACCTTGTTGATAATCAAGGTACGTTCCGCCTACATAAAAACACCCAAAAATTAGGCAAAGCCACACTTCAATCTGAATATTCTGCCAGCGCGAGTCAGCAGCTCCTCAATAAAACTGATTTTAACTTTGCGACTGTCGACCGCGACGGAAAAGAAATTCTTATCGCCACCAGCTACATTCCCTCAATGGATTGGTTTGTGGTTGCTGAAGTACCACACCAAGAGATTTTCTCCGAACTCGATAAAGCCACCCAGCAGATCATGATATGGACATTAGTGATCGCAGCACTGTTTGCCCTTGTCGCACTTTGGCTGGCTAACTCAATTACTCGACCAATATCTAACCTTGCAGCCACCTTTAAAGACTTAGGAGAAGGTGAAGGCGATTTACGCCATCGAATTGACGTTGAAGGTAAAGACGAGATTGCTCAACTATCACAAGGCTTTAATGGCTTTATCAGTAAGATTCACCTTTCCGTACGCGAAGTCGCAGAAACAGGTAACGCATTGCGTAGTGCAGCAGAAGCTGTCGCTTCACAAGCACAACTGACACTCGACAATAGCCACAGCCAGCGTGACCGCACTATCCAAGTGGTGACTGCCATTAATCAAATGGGAGCAACCGTCAACGAAATTGCAGGCAATGCCGCGCAAGCTGCGGATGCCGCCCAAAATGCCGAAAGTGAAACTCAGAACGGTCAAACAGTGGTGGGTCAGGCACGTAATACCATCAATCAACTGTCGAATGATGTCGCTAATGTCAGTGATGTTATTGGCTCATTAGCCAATAACACCCAAGCAATTGGTAGTATTCTCGACACAATTCGGGGCATTTCAGAGCAAACCAATTTATTAGCACTGAATGCTGCAATTGAAGCGGCGCGTGCAGGTGAACAAGGCCGTGGTTTTGCCGTGGTTGCCGATGAAGTGCGTAACTTAGCCAGCCGTACTTCAGATTCAACCAATGAAATTCAGTCGATGATTAATCGCTTACAAGAGGAAGCAAGTAATGCGGTTGGCGCGATGCAACAAAGCCGTCAGCTAACGTCTGATGGCGTCTCTTCTGCTGATGAGGCATCGGCAGCACTCGTGTCCATTGCTGATCGTATTTCACTGATTTCAGATATGAATACCCAAGTTGCTACCGCAACCGAGGAACAATCAACTGTGGTTAATGACATCAATTGCAACATTGAAGAGATCAACGACACCACCCAACGTACCGCAGAAACAGCGGCGCTACTGGCCGATTCCAGCCAAGAGCTACGTGCTCTATCACAACGCCTAGACAGCATGGTGGGCACCTTCAAGCTGTAG
- the aphA gene encoding acid phosphatase AphA, translating into MKLTTIAVSSLLACAFASGSAFADPKLPGTEAGFSSVQIMQQGEPAQLHWVSVEDIAKSLEGKPPMAVGFDIDDTVLFSSPGFYRGQQQFSPNGYSYLKSQQFWDKMNCEWEKFSLPKEVGQKLITMHQKRGDSIFFITGRTGSKCEISTQYLKDTFGIEKMNKVIFAGSSKTEYTKTKYIKANNIKMYYGDSDGDVISARNAGAEGIRIMRNSASSYKPVPQNGIYGEKIVKDSQY; encoded by the coding sequence ATGAAACTCACTACAATTGCCGTCTCTTCCCTACTCGCCTGTGCTTTCGCATCAGGTTCAGCGTTTGCCGACCCTAAATTACCGGGTACCGAAGCAGGCTTTAGCTCAGTTCAAATCATGCAGCAGGGTGAACCTGCACAGCTTCATTGGGTATCAGTTGAAGATATCGCCAAAAGCCTTGAAGGCAAGCCGCCTATGGCCGTCGGCTTTGATATTGATGATACTGTTCTTTTTAGCTCACCAGGCTTTTACCGTGGTCAGCAACAATTCTCGCCGAATGGTTACAGCTACCTAAAATCTCAGCAATTTTGGGACAAAATGAACTGTGAATGGGAAAAATTCAGTCTACCTAAAGAAGTGGGCCAGAAGCTGATCACCATGCACCAAAAACGCGGTGATAGCATTTTCTTCATCACTGGCCGTACAGGCTCTAAGTGTGAAATTTCAACTCAATACCTAAAAGATACATTTGGCATTGAGAAAATGAATAAGGTGATCTTTGCAGGTTCAAGCAAAACCGAATACACCAAGACCAAGTACATTAAAGCCAACAACATTAAGATGTACTACGGCGATTCAGACGGTGATGTGATTTCAGCACGTAATGCAGGCGCTGAAGGGATCCGTATCATGCGTAACTCGGCTTCTAGCTACAAA
- the acnB gene encoding bifunctional aconitate hydratase 2/2-methylisocitrate dehydratase, whose protein sequence is MLEAYRKHVEERAAEGVVPKPLDAEQVAALVELLKSPPASEEAFLLDLLENRIPPGVDEAAYVKAGFLAALTQGEASSPIVSAEKAAELLGTMQGGYNIEPLIALLDDAALAPIAAKALSHTLLMFDAFYDVEEKAKAGNVIAQQVLQSWADAEWFLSKPELAEKITLTVFKVTGETNTDDLSPAPDAWSRPDIPLHALAMLKNEREGIEPDQHGAIGPIKQIEALQQKGHQLVYVGDVVGTGSSRKSATNSVLWFMGDDIPNVPNKRAGGYVLGGKIAPIFFNTMEDAGALPIEVDVTALNMGDVIDVYPFKGEVRLHGSEEIISTFTLKTDVLVDEVRAGGRIPLIIGRGLTDRARQALGLPSSDVFRRPVAVADTGKGYSLAQKMVGKACGVEGIRPGTYCEPKMTTVGSQDTTGPMTRDELKDLACLGFSAELTMQSFCHTSAYPKPIDVNTHHTLPDFIMNRGGVSLRPGDGVIHSWLNRMLLPDTVGTGGDSHTRFPLGISFPAGSGLVAFAAATGVMPLDMPESILVRFKGEMQEGITLRDLVHAIPYYAIQKGLLTVEKAGKINEFSGRVLEIEGVEHLTVEQAFELSDASAERSAAGCTVKLSPESITEYLSSNVVMLKWMIAEGYGDRRTIERRVSAMEAWIANPELMEADRDAEYAHVIEIDLAEITQPILCAPNDPDDARLLSDVQGTEIDEVFIGSCMTNIGHFRAAGKLLEKFGGQLDTRLWIAPPTKMDKDQLTEEGYYGIFGRAGVRIETPGCSLCMGNQARVADKATVISTSTRNFPNRLGTGANVYLSSAELAAVGAIIGRIPTMEEYLAYAKQIDATAADTYRYLNFHRMDHYTKKADDVIVQTAV, encoded by the coding sequence GTGCTTGAAGCCTACCGTAAACACGTCGAAGAACGTGCTGCAGAAGGAGTTGTTCCTAAGCCTCTCGATGCTGAACAAGTTGCCGCTCTGGTTGAGTTACTAAAAAGCCCACCAGCGAGCGAAGAAGCTTTTCTGTTAGATCTACTTGAAAACCGTATTCCCCCTGGTGTAGATGAAGCTGCATATGTAAAAGCGGGCTTTTTGGCTGCTTTAACGCAAGGCGAAGCATCGTCACCTATTGTTTCTGCTGAAAAAGCCGCTGAGCTGCTTGGCACAATGCAAGGTGGTTATAATATTGAACCCCTGATTGCATTGCTTGATGATGCAGCACTCGCACCCATAGCCGCTAAAGCGCTCTCGCATACCTTGCTGATGTTCGATGCATTTTACGATGTGGAAGAAAAGGCAAAAGCGGGTAACGTTATCGCACAGCAAGTTCTTCAGTCTTGGGCCGATGCTGAGTGGTTTTTATCTAAGCCAGAATTGGCAGAAAAAATCACATTGACCGTCTTTAAAGTGACGGGTGAAACCAACACTGATGATCTTTCTCCAGCTCCAGATGCGTGGTCTCGTCCAGATATTCCACTTCACGCCCTTGCGATGCTTAAAAATGAGCGCGAAGGAATTGAACCTGATCAGCACGGCGCAATTGGCCCGATCAAGCAAATTGAAGCACTCCAACAAAAAGGTCACCAACTGGTTTACGTTGGTGATGTTGTAGGAACAGGATCATCGCGTAAATCAGCCACTAACTCGGTACTTTGGTTCATGGGTGATGATATCCCGAATGTGCCAAACAAACGTGCCGGTGGCTATGTACTCGGTGGCAAAATTGCCCCTATCTTCTTCAATACCATGGAAGATGCAGGTGCACTGCCTATTGAAGTTGATGTTACTGCACTGAACATGGGTGATGTCATTGATGTTTACCCATTCAAAGGTGAAGTTCGTTTACATGGTAGCGAAGAAATTATTTCTACGTTTACTCTGAAAACTGATGTCTTGGTTGATGAAGTCCGTGCTGGTGGTCGAATCCCATTGATCATTGGTCGCGGCTTAACGGATCGTGCTCGCCAAGCGCTGGGCCTACCATCGTCTGACGTTTTCCGCCGCCCTGTCGCTGTGGCTGATACAGGCAAAGGCTATAGCCTTGCTCAAAAAATGGTGGGTAAAGCATGTGGTGTTGAAGGCATTCGCCCTGGCACTTACTGTGAACCAAAAATGACCACGGTGGGATCGCAGGATACCACTGGCCCTATGACGCGTGATGAACTGAAAGATTTGGCCTGTCTAGGCTTCTCTGCTGAGCTGACAATGCAATCTTTCTGCCATACATCGGCATACCCGAAACCGATAGATGTGAATACTCACCACACTTTGCCTGATTTTATTATGAATCGTGGTGGGGTATCGCTACGTCCGGGTGATGGCGTTATCCACTCATGGCTTAACCGTATGTTATTGCCTGATACTGTCGGTACTGGCGGTGACTCGCATACACGTTTCCCATTAGGTATTTCGTTCCCTGCTGGGTCTGGTTTAGTGGCATTTGCTGCTGCAACGGGTGTTATGCCGTTGGATATGCCAGAGTCCATCTTGGTGCGATTTAAAGGTGAGATGCAAGAAGGGATCACTCTGCGCGATCTGGTTCATGCCATTCCTTATTATGCGATCCAGAAAGGTCTATTAACGGTAGAGAAAGCCGGCAAGATCAATGAATTCTCTGGTCGCGTATTAGAAATTGAAGGTGTTGAGCACTTAACTGTTGAGCAAGCTTTCGAATTGTCTGACGCCTCAGCAGAGCGAAGTGCTGCGGGTTGTACTGTTAAGTTGTCACCTGAATCGATCACGGAATACTTAAGTTCTAACGTTGTCATGCTTAAGTGGATGATCGCCGAAGGTTATGGTGATCGCCGTACTATCGAGCGTCGAGTTTCAGCAATGGAAGCTTGGATTGCAAACCCTGAGCTGATGGAAGCCGATAGAGATGCAGAGTACGCACATGTCATTGAAATCGATTTAGCCGAGATCACTCAACCGATCCTTTGTGCGCCAAACGATCCTGATGATGCGCGTCTACTGTCTGATGTGCAAGGTACCGAAATTGATGAAGTCTTCATTGGTTCGTGTATGACTAACATTGGTCACTTCCGTGCAGCCGGTAAGTTACTTGAGAAGTTTGGTGGTCAACTAGATACGCGTTTGTGGATTGCTCCGCCAACCAAGATGGATAAAGATCAGCTTACCGAAGAAGGTTACTACGGTATCTTTGGTCGTGCAGGGGTGCGTATTGAAACCCCTGGTTGTTCATTGTGTATGGGTAACCAAGCGCGTGTTGCTGACAAAGCGACTGTTATCTCAACATCGACGCGTAACTTCCCTAACCGTTTAGGTACTGGGGCGAATGTTTACTTGTCATCAGCTGAACTGGCGGCGGTAGGGGCGATTATTGGCCGTATACCAACCATGGAAGAATACTTAGCGTACGCGAAGCAAATCGATGCGACAGCAGCCGATACATACCGCTACCTTAACTTCCATCGTATGGATCATTACACCAAGAAAGCCGATGACGTTATCGTGCAGACGGCGGTGTAG
- a CDS encoding patatin-like phospholipase family protein, with protein MITRLFPAAIQALQPSCYLPLKRISLVLFALFCSFIHSATALAQERPKIGVVLGGGGAKGAAHIGVLRALEEMHIPVDYIAGTSMGAYVGGLYATGMSANEIESFLETIDWNNGYKDRVERSDRRVRDKQKEDRFQIGTDVGFDFWQLKVPKGFVQGQNMAKILRETSGNIAAKESFDLLPIPFRAMATDIENLTSVELKSGDLARAMQASMSIPAILPPLELGEQLLVDGGITNNLPVSVVKAMGADIVIVVDISNDFKGRDELKSYFAVMDQLTDFMIRKNTEHQLSLLTDSDVLIKPDVLGISTTDVTKMPEASQHGYDATMALAPQLASLGNSRDFQTYIDKKQRLRRQLERVDDVHVDRIELVNDSYYSDQVLLNRLNLQEGQELNTEQLEAGISSLYALDRFERIDYHLIQEGGQNVVQVDVREKSWGPNYIDLRFALEDDFDNVTKYSLGIGFNVTGLSESGAEWRTELEFGSDKRASTELYLPFVDEQEWFGLLGAEYSVERRNVPLSFISPELPDERFIDPVNYNRLTLDASVGWQPQLWQELNLGYRYISGTTEFVNFPESGRQKRQSLQGYTRFNYDTLDDIAMPTQGNLLMLELAVSRDDLEFDGNGSSKDVSTSIDLVWKGAYTIDRHTFVGKGEYGRIDSDSQFPLDPKELGGFLNLSGAPKDIIAAKNKIFTAAIYRYRIMDNDFGLFKSPVYIGGSAEWGGVYNSTKLSLSEIPTYFAGSIFTGISTPAGPLIFAYGKTERNYSSFYVQFGGSF; from the coding sequence ATGATAACGAGACTTTTCCCCGCAGCTATTCAGGCTCTACAGCCCAGTTGTTATCTGCCGCTAAAGCGAATTTCTTTAGTTTTATTTGCGTTATTTTGCAGTTTTATTCATTCCGCCACTGCATTGGCGCAAGAACGTCCAAAAATAGGTGTTGTTCTTGGTGGTGGTGGGGCTAAAGGTGCTGCTCATATCGGTGTTTTGCGCGCGCTTGAAGAGATGCATATTCCTGTTGATTATATTGCCGGTACCAGCATGGGAGCCTATGTCGGTGGGCTATATGCGACAGGGATGAGCGCGAATGAAATTGAATCTTTCCTTGAGACAATTGACTGGAACAATGGCTACAAAGACCGAGTCGAGCGAAGCGATCGACGAGTGCGCGATAAGCAAAAAGAAGACCGCTTTCAAATTGGCACTGATGTTGGGTTTGATTTTTGGCAGCTGAAGGTGCCGAAAGGCTTTGTTCAAGGCCAAAATATGGCGAAGATTCTGCGTGAAACATCGGGAAATATTGCCGCTAAAGAAAGCTTCGATTTACTGCCTATCCCTTTTCGAGCGATGGCGACGGATATTGAAAATTTAACATCGGTTGAACTGAAAAGTGGCGATTTAGCCAGGGCGATGCAGGCGAGTATGTCGATCCCTGCGATTTTGCCACCATTAGAGTTAGGTGAGCAGTTATTGGTTGATGGTGGTATCACCAATAACTTGCCTGTTTCTGTGGTGAAAGCCATGGGAGCTGACATTGTTATTGTGGTGGATATTAGTAACGACTTTAAAGGGCGAGATGAATTAAAGAGTTATTTTGCAGTAATGGATCAGCTAACTGACTTTATGATTCGAAAAAACACTGAGCATCAGTTGAGTTTATTGACTGACAGCGATGTGCTGATTAAGCCCGATGTCCTCGGGATTTCAACGACAGATGTCACTAAAATGCCAGAGGCTAGTCAGCATGGTTATGACGCAACAATGGCGTTAGCACCACAATTGGCATCTTTAGGTAATAGCCGGGATTTTCAAACGTATATTGATAAAAAACAACGTCTTCGCCGTCAGTTAGAACGAGTGGATGATGTGCATGTCGATAGAATTGAACTCGTTAATGACAGCTACTATTCCGATCAAGTGCTTCTTAATCGCCTTAATTTGCAAGAAGGGCAAGAGCTTAATACCGAACAGTTGGAAGCAGGTATCAGTAGCCTCTATGCGCTGGATCGGTTTGAGCGTATTGATTATCACCTGATCCAAGAAGGGGGACAGAATGTTGTGCAAGTCGATGTACGGGAAAAAAGCTGGGGCCCTAACTATATCGATTTACGATTTGCCCTCGAAGATGATTTTGATAACGTCACCAAGTATTCATTAGGGATTGGGTTCAATGTCACTGGGCTGAGTGAATCGGGTGCTGAGTGGCGAACGGAGCTTGAATTTGGCTCAGATAAGCGAGCGAGTACCGAGCTGTATCTCCCTTTCGTCGATGAGCAAGAGTGGTTTGGCTTATTGGGTGCAGAGTACAGTGTAGAGCGCCGTAATGTGCCACTGAGCTTTATTAGTCCTGAGTTACCTGATGAGCGCTTTATTGATCCCGTAAACTATAACAGGTTGACCTTAGATGCATCGGTTGGCTGGCAACCGCAATTATGGCAGGAGTTGAACTTAGGTTATCGTTATATTTCAGGTACAACAGAATTTGTAAACTTCCCAGAATCAGGCCGACAAAAGCGCCAAAGCTTACAGGGCTATACACGATTTAATTATGACACTCTTGATGATATCGCGATGCCAACACAGGGTAACTTGCTAATGTTAGAACTCGCCGTGTCTCGTGATGATTTGGAATTTGATGGTAACGGATCTTCTAAAGATGTATCGACCAGTATTGATTTAGTCTGGAAAGGTGCTTATACCATTGATCGCCATACTTTTGTGGGCAAAGGTGAATATGGAAGAATTGACTCTGACTCGCAATTCCCTTTAGACCCTAAAGAATTAGGGGGCTTTTTGAATTTATCAGGGGCACCGAAAGACATTATTGCGGCAAAGAACAAAATATTTACAGCGGCCATCTATCGTTATCGCATTATGGATAATGACTTTGGTTTATTTAAATCGCCGGTCTACATCGGTGGCTCGGCAGAATGGGGTGGTGTGTACAACAGCACGAAATTATCGTTATCGGAAATACCGACCTATTTTGCTGGCAGTATTTTTACGGGAATTAGTACGCCTGCAGGGCCGTTAATTTTCGCTTATGGTAAAACAGAGCGTAATTACTCTTCATTTTATGTGCAATTTGGCGGTTCCTTCTAA
- a CDS encoding methyl-accepting chemotaxis protein, whose amino-acid sequence MKFNSLTIKQKLIFAMVLAVLASTALVGFISQNQARTVVENRLLNSELPATLMQIRNAIDKEVSQLQSAAEQIATNRFILEFYNSDQSNAQEQNLIQLLNDTKNQYQLFDASVANRSTGDYWNQDGFLRRLNHQQDGWFYGFTSGNQARMLNVFREENGDVKLFINYQQLNGKGMAGLSKSLDDMVSLINRFQLEQTGFVYLADAQGQVRLHKDTSKMGKTSLDQLYGANVSRKILNQHDINITETEINGTATLVATSYIPSMDWYVVAELPKHEAFSELDKATTQIMLWTLGIAALFIFVAIVLASSVTRPIANLAAVFKDLGEGEGDLRRRIDIEGKDEIAQLSAGFNSFISKIHNSVREVAETGNSLRSAAEAVASQAQLTLDNSHSQRDRTIQVVTAINEMGATVNEIAGNAAQAADAAQNAESETQNGQDVVGQARNSINQLSNDVAQVSDVIGSLANNTQAIGSILDTIRGISEQTNLLALNAAIEAARAGEQGRGFAVVADEVRSLASRTSDSTNEIQTMINRLQEEASNAVNAMQQSRQLTSDGVSAADEASGALVSIAERITLISDMNTQVATATEEQSTVVNDINCNIEEINETTQRTADTAAELADSSQELRALSQRLDSMVGTFKL is encoded by the coding sequence ATGAAATTCAATAGTTTAACCATAAAACAAAAGCTAATCTTTGCGATGGTACTCGCCGTGCTGGCTTCTACTGCCTTAGTGGGGTTTATTAGTCAAAATCAAGCTCGCACTGTTGTTGAAAACCGATTACTCAACTCCGAGTTACCAGCAACTTTAATGCAAATTCGTAATGCCATTGATAAAGAAGTCTCGCAGCTTCAATCGGCGGCTGAGCAAATAGCAACAAATCGCTTTATTCTTGAGTTTTATAATTCAGACCAAAGCAATGCTCAAGAACAAAATTTAATTCAGTTGCTCAATGATACCAAAAATCAGTATCAACTTTTCGATGCATCTGTAGCCAATCGCTCTACAGGCGATTACTGGAACCAAGATGGCTTTTTACGCCGCTTGAATCACCAGCAAGATGGCTGGTTCTATGGCTTTACATCTGGCAACCAGGCTCGCATGCTCAATGTCTTCCGTGAAGAGAATGGTGATGTCAAACTATTCATTAATTACCAGCAACTGAATGGTAAAGGGATGGCAGGCCTGTCTAAGTCACTTGATGACATGGTTAGCCTTATCAACCGTTTCCAGCTAGAGCAAACAGGTTTTGTATACCTTGCTGATGCACAAGGTCAGGTTCGCCTACATAAAGATACCAGCAAAATGGGTAAAACCAGTTTAGACCAGCTCTATGGTGCCAATGTATCGCGCAAAATCCTAAACCAACACGATATTAATATCACTGAAACCGAGATTAATGGCACTGCTACTTTAGTCGCAACAAGCTACATTCCATCAATGGATTGGTATGTGGTTGCTGAGCTGCCAAAACATGAAGCTTTCTCGGAGTTAGATAAAGCTACAACACAAATCATGCTTTGGACATTAGGCATCGCTGCTTTGTTCATTTTTGTTGCTATCGTTTTAGCAAGTTCAGTGACTCGCCCTATCGCCAACCTTGCCGCTGTATTTAAAGATCTTGGTGAGGGTGAAGGTGATTTACGTCGCCGTATCGACATTGAAGGTAAAGACGAGATCGCGCAGCTATCTGCTGGCTTTAACAGTTTCATCAGCAAAATCCATAATTCGGTGCGTGAAGTAGCAGAAACGGGTAATTCATTGCGCAGTGCCGCTGAAGCTGTTGCTTCACAAGCTCAACTAACACTAGATAATAGCCACAGCCAACGCGACCGAACCATTCAAGTTGTTACCGCTATTAACGAAATGGGCGCTACGGTAAATGAAATTGCAGGTAATGCTGCACAAGCCGCAGATGCAGCTCAGAATGCTGAAAGCGAAACACAAAATGGTCAAGACGTCGTTGGTCAAGCCCGCAACAGCATTAACCAATTGTCAAATGATGTCGCACAAGTAAGTGATGTTATTGGTTCTCTGGCTAACAATACTCAAGCGATTGGCAGCATCCTAGATACCATTCGTGGCATTTCAGAGCAGACCAACTTGCTAGCACTTAATGCTGCGATTGAAGCGGCTCGTGCAGGTGAGCAAGGTCGTGGCTTTGCCGTTGTTGCCGATGAAGTACGCAGTCTAGCAAGCCGTACGTCTGATTCGACCAACGAAATTCAAACAATGATCAATCGACTACAAGAAGAAGCAAGCAACGCTGTAAATGCCATGCAGCAAAGCCGTCAGCTAACGTCAGACGGTGTATCAGCCGCAGACGAAGCATCTGGTGCGCTCGTCTCTATTGCTGAACGTATTACACTGATTTCAGATATGAACACCCAAGTTGCTACCGCAACTGAAGAACAATCAACTGTGGTTAACGACATTAACTGCAACATTGAAGAAATAAATGAAACAACCCAACGTACAGCAGATACCGCAGCTGAACTGGCAGATTCAAGCCAAGAACTACGTGCACTATCTCAGCGCTTAGATTCTATGGTTGGAACCTTTAAATTGTAA